From Pseudonocardia autotrophica, one genomic window encodes:
- a CDS encoding response regulator transcription factor — protein sequence MNDHAPRAVVSRPSIPAPRSPSRPLTVVLALPPSAGSASLGRGLRQDLAAEGLDLAVAADGMEVLDVVRAGTADLVVLDLELPGPDPMVLLGAVQAESPPTPVIAVVPRERRAGVLGLLRGDRDDFLIRPFVPDELAARIRLRLRAAVGLPAPTVLGQGGVSVDVDSGQVFADGRRIALSPTEYALLLALAERSGEVVTHDELARRAWSEPVSANLVQVYISYLRRKIGPERIRTVRGTGYQLEG from the coding sequence GTGAACGACCACGCTCCCCGCGCCGTCGTCTCCCGTCCCTCGATCCCGGCGCCGCGCTCCCCGTCGCGGCCGCTGACCGTCGTACTCGCCCTGCCGCCGTCCGCCGGTTCGGCCTCGCTCGGGCGTGGTCTGCGCCAGGACCTCGCCGCAGAGGGGCTCGATCTCGCGGTGGCCGCCGACGGGATGGAGGTCCTCGACGTGGTGCGGGCCGGCACCGCCGATCTCGTGGTGCTCGACCTGGAGCTGCCCGGGCCCGACCCGATGGTGCTGCTGGGTGCGGTGCAGGCCGAGTCGCCACCGACACCGGTGATCGCCGTCGTCCCGCGGGAACGGCGGGCCGGTGTGCTCGGGCTGCTGCGCGGCGACCGGGACGACTTCCTGATCCGTCCGTTCGTGCCCGACGAGCTGGCCGCGCGGATCCGGCTGCGGTTGCGTGCCGCGGTCGGCCTGCCCGCACCGACGGTGCTCGGCCAGGGCGGGGTGTCGGTTGACGTGGACTCCGGTCAGGTGTTCGCCGACGGCCGCCGGATCGCGCTCTCGCCCACCGAGTACGCGCTGCTGCTGGCGCTCGCCGAGCGATCCGGCGAGGTCGTCACCCACGACGAGCTCGCGCGTCGTGCCTGGTCGGAGCCGGTGTCGGCGAACCTGGTGCAGGTCTACATCTCCTACCTGCGGCGCAAGATCGGCCCCGAGCGGATCCGCACCGTCCGCGGCACCGGTTACCAGCTGGAGGGGTGA